CGACTGCGACACCAGCCACAACTTGGCCGCCGCCAGCCGCTCGGCGACGTCGGCTCCGATCACAGCAGACCAGCCAACTGCAATGCCGGCGCGAACACCGTCAGCCCAGGCGGCAACTCCGCACCCGCCGGCCGGCGCCCCGGCCGCAGCAACGCCCGCACCACCGGCACCGCCGAATCCAGACTCGAATGGGCCGCCGCCCTGACACAGACCCCCATCGCCGCGGTCCACCGATCCGGCGTCGGGTCGGAGGTGTACGCGGCCAGCAGCCCTGCAGGGCCACATGCACCCGGTCGGCGCGCAGCCCCTTCAACCCATCACCCAACGGATCGGCCAGCAGCTCCTCCGGATCCGGCAGATCCAACGCCGAGCGCCACGTCAGGAACTCATGGCCCACCGGCGCACCCACCGCCCCGTACACCAGCAACCGCCGCACCTCCTCGCCGGCACCGGCATGCTCCGCGATCGCCAACAACTGCGCCGCGTAATCCCACGTCCGTGGTGTCGGGAACGCCCGCCCGCGGCCGGCCGAATCCTTCGGGATCGACGACAACTGCCCGCCCCGGGTGCGCAGGAACCCGGCCACCAGACTGCGCTGCGCCGAGGCCAACCCGTCGAGGTCCGCCGGTCGCTCCGGCACCGGCAGCACCGGCCAGTCCCCAGTCACGATCGATTCCGTGTACACATCCAGTGGCAACGACCACTCCAGATGCACGAACCGGTTCGCCGTCGGCGGCGCCAACTCCCACCCCGACGCCGCCACATCCGCCGGGTTCGCCGCCGCCCCGAACGACACCCGATCCGGCAACTGCAACACCCCCACCTGCGCATGCGTCAACGGCCGCAACGCCGCCGCCTGCACCGCCGGGGACGCGGTCGTCCACTCGTCGAAGAACACGATCGACGGCTTCGGCTCCTCGGACACCCGCACCGCCCACCCCGGCGGAGCCAGCGTGACCCGGTCCCCGTTCACCACCGGCAACCCCGCGAAGTCCGACGGCTCGTAGTGCGAACAGATCAACGTCTCCACATGCCACCCGCTGCCCGCCGCCGACTCGATCACCGCCGTCTCCCCAGCCCCCTGATCACCCCATAACAGGAACGGGATCCGCGCGTCAACGCACACGCCGACCGCCTGCAGTACGGCCTCGTACGACTCGCGATCCCTGGCCATGTCTCCCCTTCCGCCGACTGGAGCCCGATTGAAACATGGGCCTACGACACGGACGCACCAAGGTCAGATTCCCTCGTCGTGCACGCCCACCGAGTCGAACTCCACCGTCCCGCCCGGGAGTTGCCAGTACTTCAGCCGCCGCGCCGACGGGGTGTTCACCTGCAGGCTGCACCTCCACGCGGCACCCCCATCGGCCCGGGTCTCCTGCGGTCCGGCAGGTCCGGCCCGCCATGGATGGAGCTGGCGGCCGGACATCGATCGCACCAGCCCGGTGAGCACCTCGACAAGCACATCCACGACCTTGTCCCGCGCCACGCCCTTGAGGTCATCCAGCGAATCGAGGAATCTCGGCCCGAGCCGATACTCCGCGAGTGGCAGTTCCGCCCGTTGGGATTCCGGTATCCGATGCAGGTACTGCAGCCGGATCTCGTGCCGCAGTTGCTCGCCCGGATCGTTGAACACCCCCACCCCACGCGCTCGATCGTCCATCTCCTGGGCACGCCTGATCGCCTGCTTGGCCTTCTTGTCAGCGTCGCGCAGGCTGCGGCGCAGCCGGGCAGCTTCGGCCTTCGCTGCGGCCAGCTCAGCCTCCGCCTTCGCCAGGCGGGTATCCAGCAGAGTGCGCTCACGGTTGGCGGCCTGCAACTGCCCGAGCCTGGCAGGATCGGGAGTAGCCGACCTCACCGGTGCCGGAGCCACCACCTCTTCAAGAACCACCGGTTCCGGGGCCACCGCCTCCGCCGGTTCCTCGTCCTCGATCAGGTCCTCGAACCAGCCAGGGCGGACCACCGGGAATCACCGGGACCGCAGGCACGGGCGACTCGTCGGTGTCCGGCAACCGGCACTCCAGCGTGTCACCGTCGGCGTGGATCTGAACAGCGACGACATCACCGGCGTCGATCATTGGCCAGGACCACCGAGCCATCGGAGTAGGCCGACCTGACGCGCTGCATCGGATCATCGGGGATCTCGGCGATTTGGAACTGACTGATTGGCCCGCCCCTGCCGTCCAGGTACCCCGACAGACGCTGTCCTTTGACCACCAACCGATCAGCCGCGACGCCCGGGCGGATGGTCGCGGCCAGCGCCACCGCCTGCCCACCATCGGGCACCTTCAGCAGGACGTGGAACTCGCCCATGGGGCCCTCGACGATCGCCTGACACCGTCTGGCCTTTCGCCTGGGTGCCGCTGGCGTCAACAACCCGGCGGCGTGGGCAGCCGACAGGCCCGCCTCGATCACCTCCGTGGTGATCCGCCGCGCACCGATCCCGTCCCAGCAGAACTTCAGCGGCGCCCTGGTCTCGTCCTGCAGCCAGTCCAGTTCAACCGGATAGACCCGCGCCGCGCCGCCGAACACCCGGAGCCGGTCTGGCATGGCACCGGTGAACGCCCACGACGCCTCGCCCTGATGAGCCGGCATACCCCAACCAGTCCATCGAGGTCGCTGGCGATGCGTTCGGCATCCAGATAGGGGCCTCGCCCGTCGCGTTCGTCACCACAACGACGGGAAACCGGCGGTTCGGATCCTGGAGGCGGTCTGCCATCGCCTCGGCGTCGCCCGGCGTCGCGATCCGCGCGACCCCCGATCTGGGCTTCGTCGCGGCCTGAAGTGGTGGGGCGGCTGGACGCGGGGGCACGGGAGCCAGCGGAGGACGCTGTTTGCGCTTCGGCTCCACGGAGCGGCGCAGGTGGTCGATGAGCGCGCCCGTCGCCTTGCCCGCCTCCTGCTTGCCCTGACACAGCACAAGTGGCGCCCCGAACGGGTTCCCTTCAGGTCAATACGCGGCGGGTAGACCCGGCCCTCCGCCGTAGACCTCCCAGTTGGCCGGCACGTAGTCGGCCAGCAGCCACGTCAGCTTGGTCCGCCGGATCACATACACGCTGGCATCCGACCGCGCGGCGGCCAACTCCTCGGCATCGATCCACGGCTCAGCATCATCCACCCCCGACGTCACCAGCACGACCGCAGTGGTGCGATGCGGCGACTGGATCCAGGCCACCACGTCAGCCAGTCCAGATTCCGACCGCACCTCATCTGCCGCACTCCCGGACTCCGCACCCAACGGTGCGAACGTGACACTGCCCGGATCCGGAACCGCCGGCTTTTGGTCATCTGACCTCCCACGTCATTGTGCAATCCGGGTCCGACATCTACGGTGTGCTGCATAAGAGCCGTGCCCCGCCCACACCACCCCGGTCCCTTCCCCGATCCTGTCGCACCCGTCGGTTACGGTCGTTCAAACGGTTCCGAAGGCGGTGCTGATGGACCACGACGGCCTCGTGGCACTGCGCCAGCACCACCCCTGCCTGGCAACTGCTGAGGGCGGACAACGCCCCCTGGTCGCGACCGTCCTGCACCGCATCTTCGTGGCGGAGAACGCCCGCACCATCTCCCGGACCGCACCTGGCCGAGGCGCTCGACGACGACCTGCACCGGCTCCGGCTGGAGGACCCCGGCGCGTACCCGAAGGACGCACCGGCCTACCCTCGCGGACTGGTCGGCGCCTGAGCGCGGCTGGCTGCGCAAGTTCTATCCGGAGAACTCCGACGCCCCACTTCGACCTGACCCCGGCGGCGGAGAAGGCGCTGGCGTGGCTCGGGTCGCTGGGCGAGCGGTCATTCGTCGGAACCGAGTCGCGCCTGATGACGATGTACGCGCTGCTGGAACAGATGGTCGAGGGCACGCAGGCCGATCCGGCCGAGCGCATCCGGCCTCGAGCAGCGCCGCGACGCGATCGACGCGGAGATCGAGCGGATTCGCGCCGGCGAGATCCAGATGCTGGATGACACCGGCCTGCGCGACCGCTACCAGCAGTTCACCGCGACCGCGCGCGCCCTCCTCAGCGACTTCAGGGAGGTCGAGGAGAACTTTCGCATGCTGGACCGCACCGTTCGGGAGAAGATCGCCGCTTGGCAGGGTCCGCGTGGGCAACTGCTGGATCAGGTACTCGGGGAGCGCGACGCGATCGCCGACTCTGACCAGGGCGTGAGCTTCGCGGCGTTCTGGAACTTCCTGATGTCCTCGCAAAGGCAGGACGACTTGACCGCATGCTGGAATCCGTCCTGGCCCAACCCGCCCTGAACGGCGCCGACCAGCAGATGCGTTACGTGGTCAGCGACTGGTTGAAGGCCGGTGACGCCGTGCAGCGCACCGTCGCGCACCTGTCCCGGCAGTTGCGGCGCTTCCTCGACGACCAGGCCTACCTGCAGAACCGCCGCATCGCCGAACTCATCAGGGAGATCGAAGCGGCTGCGCTGAACGTCCGGGACGGCCACCTCCGGGGCGTTCGCAGAGATCCCCGGAGTGCGCGCGGACGTGTCGATGCCCATGTCCAGGTTCTGCACGACGCCTCTGACCCCGTGCACTTGGCGGAGGTGGAGGTGGTCGAGGCCGACGACGAGGTCGAGCTCGACGCCCCTGTTCAACTACTTCATGGTCGACACGACGCGGTTGCGCAGCGCGATCGACGAATCGCTGCAGGACGCCGACTGTGTGACGCTGCGCGGGGTGATCGAGACCACGGCTGCCGCAGGGCCCGGCCGAACTGGTCAACTACCTCAAACCCGCCGACGACGACCCGCGGGGTGCCTTTGTCGACGACGGCACCGAGACAATTCCTGACAGCAGACGACCGGCAGGTGGCGGCGGACATTCCCACCGTGATCTTCGTGAGGAACGCCGATGGATGAGCCGAGGATCGCCGAGGCGGCCGTGCCGCTGCTCAAAGGGGTCGTCTACGCCGACTCGCACCCGGCTGCGTGGAACGCCCTGCTGACCATCCCCAACCAGGTGCGCGACCACCTGTCGGCGCTCGGCGTCGAGGTGATGATCGACGAGTCCGAGGGCTGGCGCCTTCCTTCGCAACGCACCCGCCGATCCGGACGGACCCGACCTGCCGCGGCTCGTCTCCCGCCGGCCGCTGACCTACCGGGTGAGCCTGCTGATCGTGCTGCTGCGCCGACGACTGCTGGAGTTGGACGGCCAAGGCGACCAGACCCGCTTGATCATCACCCGACGAGGCCGTGGAACTGGTCCGCACCTACCACCCGGCACGTTCCAACGAGGCGAAACTGGCCGACGAGGTGGAGGCTGATCTGCGCAAGTCGCCGAACTGGGGTTCACCCGTTCCTGCGCGACCAGCCCCACACCTACGAGGTGCGCCGTATCATCAAGGCCTGCGTCGACGCCCAGTGGCTGGCGGACTTCCACGAGCAGTTGCAGCAGTACTCGTCGCGGGGAGCCGGGCATGACACCGAACTCGACCTGCATGACGCGGCCACGACGGGCTTCCGCCTGCAACGCCTCGAGATCTTCAATTGGGGCACGTCCAACGAGCGGGTCTGGACTCTCGACCTCGACGGGGACAACACCCTGCTCACCGGTGACATCGGCTCGGGCAAAGTCCACTCTGGTCGACGCCATCACTACCCCTGCTGGTGCCGCCGGGGAAGGTCTCGTACAACAAGGCCGCTGGCGCGGAGTACCGAGAGCGGACGACCTCGTCGTACGTCCTGGCCACTTCAAGGCCGAGCGCACTGAGTCCAGCGGCGTCGCCTAAACCCGTGGCGCTGCGTGGCACCGGGAATACAGCGGTGCTGCTCGCCCGGTTCGCCAACACCGCCCTGCAGGAGACCGTCACCGTCGCGCAGGTCTTCTGGTTCGGCCGACCGTGCACCAGCCGTCACGCATCTACGCGGTGTCGGGCACGGCGCTGGAGCATCACTGGGGATTTTGACGTGGGCAGCGATCTGTCCAACCTGCGCCGGCACCTGCGCGAGCGGGACACGACGATGCACGACAGTTTCAGCAAAGTACAGCGCCGACTTCCGGCGCCGCCTGGGGATCACCACCCGCAGGCATTGGAACTGTTCCACCAGACGGTGTCGATGAAGTCGGTAGGGAATCTGACCGAGTTCGCCCGCACCCACATGCTCGAACCCGCCGACGTCGATGCCCGCATCGAGGCGCTGATCAAGCATTTGCGGACCTGAACCGCGCTCACGACCTCGTGGTCGACGCCCGGCAGCAGGTCGACGCGCTGACCCCGCTGGCGGCCAGGCCGACGACCACGACACGGTGGCCACGCAGGCCGAGCAGACTCCGGCGGTCCGCGACGCGCTGTCCCCTTACTTCGCCTTTGCGCCGGACCGAGTTGCTGACTGAGCGCATCGCCCGCCGGCAGGGGCGAGCGGGAGGGACTGCTGAACCGCAAGGCCGCCGCCGAGCAGAGCGTGCGCGCAGCGCGAGGAGCAGGAACCGCACGCGGCGATCCGGGAGAACGGCGGCGAGCGGCAGGAGCAACTCCAGTCCGACATCGCCGACCTGACAGCCGCCGACGCCAAACGGAGGCGCAATACGCCCTACGTGGGCTTGTGCCAGCAGGTCGGAGTGGCACCGGCCACCGACGAGCAGTCGCTGGTCCACCAGCAGCAGGAGCTCGCCGCCCTCAGCGAAGAACTCACCTCGGAGCGTGACCGCTTGGAGAACTCCGCCACGGAGCAGTCGGTGACCCGCGCGACGCGCGGACCCGGCTCGACGAGATCGAGATCGAGCCAGGGCCTGGCCGACCGCAGCAGCAGCATCGACCAGACGATGATCCTCCTGCGCGCCCGGCTGTGCGAGGGGACCGGGCTGGAGCCGGCGGATGCCATTCGCCGGAGAGCTGCTACGGGTCTCCGACGAGTCATGGAGCGGCCGCCGAGCGCCTGCTGCGCGGTTTCGCCCTGTCGCCGCTGGTGAGCGACGAGGACTACGCGGCCGTGGCCGGGTGGTGACCAGACCGACCTGCGCGGACGCCTGGTCTACTACCGGGTCCGCGAGGGCGCGCGGGTGCCGGCGGTCACCGACCCGCGTTCGCTGGTCCACAAGCTCGAGGTGCGCCCGGGCACGGTGTTCAGCGACTGGCTCGGCGCGGAGGTCCAGAAGCGCTTGACGTAGCGTGCGCGACCTCCCCGACGAGTTCCCGCATCGAGCGGCGGGCGCTGACCCGCAACGGTCAGATCAAGGGTGGCGGGAGCGCCACGAGAAGGACGACCGGCGGCGCCTGGGTGATCGCCGCTGGTACGTCCTCGGTTGGGACAACACCGCCAAGCGCAAGACGATGGAGCGGCAGCGTTCCGAGGCGGCGGCGCTGGTGGACCGGCAGGCGCACGAGCAGGAGGGGATCCGCGCCCATCAGCGCTCCCTGGACGTGCGCGCCCAGCAGATCGCCGTGCAACGACACCCTCAAGCACCTCAACCAGCGGCTCGAACAGGTTCTGACCGAGTTGCGTTCCCTGGAGGCCGCACGCATCGAACTCGAAAACGCAGGACGCGGTACTGGTCGACCGGATCGACAGGACGAACAGGACCTCGAGGAACTGCGCAGCAGCCGCTGGCGACACCCGAGCAGCGCGGGCTGGTGCAGCCGTTCGAGCGGAGAACCTGCAGGTGGGACCTGGCGAAAGTGCCGAGCGCACGATCCGCCTCGAGTTGCAGACCACCATCGACCGGCTCGACGAGCGGGCCAAGCGCCTCAACACCTCGATCGTGGCGGCGATGGGCGAGTTCCGGAACCGGTGGCCAATGCAGACCCAGGACATGGACACCGCGGTGGAGGCCGGCCACGAGTACCGCGGGAGCTGCTGCAGCGCCTCCTCGACGATGACCTCGCCCCGCTTCGAGGACGCGTTCGCCAGCGCCTTGAACACCCACGCCATCCGGGAGGTGGTCGGGTTCCGCACCGCGCGGAGTGGCCCGTGGAGACATCAAGCGCCGCATCGGCGACATCAACACGTCCCTGCGCGACATCCCCGTACCAGCCGCACACCTACATCCGCCTGGAGCCGACCGGTTCCACCGACGCCGACGTCCGGGAGTTCCGCCAGCAGTTGCGCGCCTGTACCGAGGACATCGTCACTGGTCCGCCGACGACCACTACCCGAGCAGAAGTTCCTGCAGGTCAAGGACATCGTCAGCCGGCTGCAGGGCTGGAGGCCGCACCGCGGAGGACAGCGGTGGACCGCGAAGGTGACCGACGCGCGCAACTGGTTCACCTTCGCCGCCAGTGAGCGGCCAAGCGCCGACGACCGGAACACGAGCACTACGCGGACCCGGAGGCAAGTCCGGCGGCCAGAAGGAGAAACTGGCCTACACGATCCTGGCGGCGAGCCTCGCCTATCAGTTCGGCCTGGTCAGCGGCCGGCAGACCCGTAGCTTCCGGTTCGTGGTCATCGACGAGGCGTTCGGCCGCGGTTCCGACGAGTCCGCGCGGTTCGGCTTGGAACTGTTCCGGCGACTGGACCTGCAACTATTGGTCGTCACCCCGATGCAGAAGATCCACATCATCGAGCCGTACGTCGCCCACGTCGGCTTCACCCACAACGAGGGCGGCGTCACCTCGAAGCTGCGCAACCTCACGATCGAGCAGTACCGCGAAGGCAGGCACCCGTGGCAGGGTCCCTGACCTGGACCACCCCCGCGGACATCCACCGGATCCTCCTCAGACAGTGGGAATCCGGCCGCCTGCTGCAGGGCCGGGTCCCGGGGCACACCGGCGTCGAGTTCCCGCTGCGCATCCCCCTTCGGCGGCCCCGGGCGGCCGACCTCCCGGGACTGGGAGGCGGTGCGGGGCTGGGCGGCGACCCTCATGCGGGCCACCGATCTGCGCATCGAGACCCAGCGATCGGCCATCGCGTCCTGGGCACGCAGTCGCTGCCGTCGCGGTGGATCGACACCGCGCAGGACGCGCTGACCCTGATCCGGCGGACCCGGCAGGCGGCGCGCTTCGACCAACTCATCGCTGCGACGGCCCCGCAGAACCTGGACTGGCTGCCCGGCATCCCCTGCACCTGCTCGAGATCGGCGACGACTGGGCTGCCATCCAGTCGGCCGCAGCCTGGCTGCACGCCCACCCCGACCCCGGCATCTACGTGCGCCAGACGGACATCCCCGGCGTGCACACGAAGATCATGGAACAGCACAAGCGCGTCCTCGGCGATCTGGTCCCCGGCCGCGCCACGGCCGGACCCGGTTGGTTCGAGCGGCGCTACGGCTTCCTCATCGCGCCGGCGACCGTGCGCTTCGGGTCCTCGACGACGCCCTGTGCCTCCTGCCGGGCGTGCGGGACATGGCCCTGCCAGCGCCGGACTTCCCGCGCCTGTGTCCCCGGCGCACACCGTGTTCGTCACCGAGAACCTCACCAACTTCCTGGCGTTCCCACCAGCCCCGGACGCGCTAGTGGTCTTCGGTGCGGGCAACGAGGCACCTGAACTCCTGGCGGGCCTGTCCGCGCGGCGGGTCGTCTACACCGGCGACCTCGACACCCACGGCCTGGCGATCCTCGACCGGTTCCGCGCCCACCTCCCGCACACGCAAAGCATCCTCATGGACCTGGCCACGTTGCAGGCGCACCGCGAGATGTGGGTGAGCGAGAAGACCCAGATCACCCGCGAACTGCCCCAATTGCTCCCGATGAGCAGGCCCTCTACGACGCGTTGCGGCAGAACGTGTACGGCGACCATGTGCGGCTGGAGCAGGAGCGGATCCGGTTCAGCGAGGTGCGATGAGGTGGGCGGGTCGCGGGGACAACCTAGGAATCGCGCACGTCTCGTAGTGACTCGGGGTAGGGCAGCGCCCGGAGATCCTTGTCACGCTTGGACTCGATGATGTCGTCCAGGGAATCGACCCTGATGACCATCCCGTCAGCGATCTCCTCCGAGGACGCATGCTCCTCCCACTGCTGGTAGGCGCGGGTACCGGGTCGCCCTCTGAGTCCCCGAGTGCCCGGAAGGCGTCGGCAAGGCACCACAACGCGCCGGCCGCCTCTCTGGTCTGGCCCGCCTGTTCATGACCGTGCGCCGCTTCCCGGTACAGGTGGATCGCGGCGGGGTAGTCCTCCGAGTAGAAGGCGGCAGCGCCCTGCAGGCGGAGGGCCTCAGCAGACATCCGGTAGTCATCGAGTTGCTCTGCCACGGCCTGGGCTCCCTGCCACAGGGTCGTGGCCCTGTCGTAGACACCTCTCCGAGAGGCGCGGCCACCCAGTTCGAAGAGGATCTCGAGTCGGTCCCGGCCTTCCGCATCCGCGATGCCTCGACCAGAGATCCTCATCGGGCAACTGCTGCAGATCGTCCATCTGAATCCCCCATTCGCAGGCAGAGTAGCCGAGACTAGTGACAACGTGAGTCGCCGTGCGCGATGGAGCGCTGGCCGGGGTGCCGCTCGACGAGGTTGTGGATAGCCAGCGGCTCGTCCACAGATCCGCACGCGACCCCCTGCCACCGGCGGATCCGTAGTTGCCTACAGGTATGCACCTGACAGCGTGGCTCATCGGCGATGACAGCCAGAGCATCCTCGACGACCTGACGGCCCCCGACGGCGATCCCCGGGCGCAGATCTGGGTGCCACTCGATTCGACGACCAACACGACATCACCGCAATTGCGGAGGTACTGGATCGGCGTGGGCGCACTGCACCACCGAGGGTGAGCAGTGGGTCGACTTCGCGGTGCCCGCGGACACGATCCTGGCGACCATCGGTGCGCAGGCCCTGGCCCACCCGAAGTCGCTCACACACGGCAAGGCACTGCTGTCGGATGTCCAGACGCGCGACGGCGTACTCATGGCCATGGTGCCCCGATACTTCAGCACGGTCGCGACGCAGTGGACGTTCGAGCAGGTCGGACAGGACCCGCTGATCACCCGGCGTGGCAAGGAGACGACGCACGTGACTGTCGGAGAACTCGACCTGAAGACCTCGTTCCGCAGGGACAACAGCGAACCCCAACTCGTCATCGACCACCGCGGACCGCGCCTGCTCCAGCGGGACAGGAGCCGCTACTACAACGTCTCCGGATGGCAGGACGCCAACCGTGTCATGACCGAGATCCGTCAGTTGCCGTCAGCAACCCCCATCCTCTGCGCCTGGTGCGCCGACTGACCACGGAGAACGACCATGCATTGTCAGGCAATCGTGTTCGGCGATCACCCCGAGAGACTGATGGACTCGCTCATCCGGACCTCGGGCCAGATTCCAGCGGACGTGAGCGTGCCGTTGGAGGTGACCGACTCGGGGGACCGCTCAGGCTGGCACACCGTGAACCACGACCACCTGCACCTCATCGATCGGTATGCGTTCGGGTACGGGAACTGGGTGCACTGTGTGTGGCCGACGGCATTCCTCCGCGACCACCTGGGACCGCACGCGCTGCTCCCCGACCAGGCCCTCAGCGGCCTTGAGGTACCCCGCAATCAGGTGCACAAACAAGAGGGCCAGTGGTGGGCGCGGGTCCCCCGCTTCTTCCGTACCGTCGGCGTCCGGTGGTCCACCGTATACGGCTCGTCGCGGTGGCAAGGGCACAGCGGTGCGGACGCGGCAGACGGCGCGACGGTCGCCACCTCGAACTGGAATACAACCTCACGACCCACGACCCCAACCTCATCGTCGGACCGACCGGCCCTGGTGTTCTACCAGGACCCTGACGCGGAGGGTCACCACGTGGTGCAGCGGCGACTCGAGGCGACGCTGCCCTCATGGAACTGCCACCCAGCACGCCGGTAACCCTGGTGAGTTGGCATGACAAAGACCAGCAACGAGACGACTGGTGCCCGTGCTTCGACTCAAGGCTACGACCGCTTCCGTACCGGGACTTCGCACGCTTCGACTACTGATCACGACCGGGGGGTATGCGCAACCTCATCGCTCACAAGTACGAGGTCGTGGACCCCGTTATCGTCTGGAACACCCTGGCACACGAATTGCCGGTCGATGCTGCTGCCATCCAAGCCATCTCTCGAGGGATAGCCGGTGGTCACACCCCGACAACCACCAGCGGAACGACCTCGTCCACCCCGATGCCGACCAGTTCAACAGCCGCCCGCGTCAGCGTCCACTTGCTGCGGCTGTACTCATCGACCAGCAGCACCGTTCCACTGATCCCGTGGGACTGCTGCAGTTCCAGGCGACCGGTCACTTGCCGTAGTCGACCGGATCCCTCGACGTGCTCCGCCACCGGGCGGGCCGCTTGAACACCCTCAACGACCGGCAGACCCAACTGCCCCGACGCGAGTTCCGCCAGTTCCTGCACCCGCACCGGGTGGCTGGCACTGGGGATGGGAACGATAGCGGTCACGGGCGGCATGTCCTCCCGGCGCCACCGGGCCAGTAGTTGACCGAATGCGGCCCGAAGTTCCTCGGACAGCGGAGCATCGGGGCCGAACACCTCGTCCAACAACTCCGGAAAACTCCGCCGTCCATGCCGGTGACCGCCCGGCCCGTGGCGATGCCCGAGATCTTGCCCAATCGGCCGGACCCCGAGGGGCCAACTTGCGCGGGGTGATCCGCACCGGGCGCCGGCGCAGTGACTCGTACACCCGCTCGACGCGTGCGGGGTCCGGTGTCCGGCCCGGATGGGGCAACTCACCTGTGCACACCGAACACCGTCCGCACGGTTGGGAGGCAGGATCGTCCAG
The nucleotide sequence above comes from Micrococcales bacterium. Encoded proteins:
- a CDS encoding AAA family ATPase, with protein sequence MARDRESYEAVLQAVGVCVDARIPFLLWGDQGAGETAVIESAAGSGWHVETLICSHYEPSDFAGLPVVNGDRVTLAPPGWAVRVSEEPKPSIVFFDEWTTASPAVQAAALRPLTHAQVGVLQLPDRVSFGAAANPADVAASGWELAPPTANRFVHLEWSLPLDVYTESIVTGDWPVLPVPERPADLDGLASAQRSLVAGFLRTRGGQLSSIPKDSAGRGRAFPTPRTWDYAAQLLAIAEHAGAGEEVRRLLVYGAVGAPVGHEFLTWRSALDLPDPEELLADPLGDGLKGLRADRVHVALQGCWPRTPPTRRRIGGPRRWGSVSGRRPIRVWIRRCRWCGRCCGRGAGRRVRSCRLG
- a CDS encoding DUF3375 family protein: MDHDGLVALRQHHPCLATAEGGQRPLVATVLHRIFVAENARTISRTAPGRGARRRPAPAPAGGPRRVPEGRTGLPSRTGRRLSAAGCASSIRRTPTPHFDLTPAAEKALAWLGSLGERSFVGTESRLMTMYALLEQMVEGTQADPAERIRPRAAPRRDRRGDRADSRRRDPDAG
- a CDS encoding DUF3375 family protein; amino-acid sequence: MRPSASGLEQRRDAIDAEIERIRAGEIQMLDDTGLRDRYQQFTATARALLSDFREVEENFRMLDRTVREKIAAWQGPRGQLLDQVLGERDAIADSDQGVSFAAFWNFLMSSQRQDDLTACWNPSWPNPP
- a CDS encoding DUF3375 family protein, which gives rise to MLESVLAQPALNGADQQMRYVVSDWLKAGDAVQRTVAHLSRQLRRFLDDQAYLQNRRIAELIREIEAAALNVRDGHLRGVRRDPRSARGRVDAHVQVLHDASDPVHLAEVEVVEADDEVELDAPVQLLHGRHDAVAQRDRRIAAGRRLCDAARGDRDHGCRRARPNWSTTSNPPTTTRGVPLSTTAPRQFLTADDRQVAADIPTVIFVRNADG
- a CDS encoding DUF2220 domain-containing protein, whose product is MWSPAAPRPDPVGSSGATASSSRRRPCASGPRRRPVPPAGRAGHGPASAGLPAPVSPAHTVFVTENLTNFLAFPPAPDALVVFGAGNEAPELLAGLSARRVVYTGDLDTHGLAILDRFRAHLPHTQSILMDLATLQAHREMWVSEKTQITRELPQLLPMSRPSTTRCGRTCTATMCGWSRSGSGSARCDEVGGSRGQPRNRARLVVTRGRAAPGDPCHAWTR